TTCAATCAAATTACAGTGTGTTAGTGTCAGATGAAGCCATCTTATTTCTCTTCACACCACTGATTCTCCTTCCGTACCTGGATAAAACACAATGTAGAACAGAATACATAATAAATATGTGATCAtcgttataattattataattagttGCTTACATTTAAAACAGGTGTATAAACTTTGCAGTTGCAAAAACATTATGTTGTAATAGTTTCCTATGGACTTTTTTCATACCTGagcttcctcttcctctgtgaAATCATTTTTGATATTGAATGTCTTTCTGATCTCCTCTGGGGTTTTGCCTTTGATCATATTTGCGACTGTCTTGCAGGTGACATCTAGCAAGCCTTTGATGTCCAAATAATTTGCAGCCTAAACAAGGGGAGGGAAAGCAGCAAATCAAAACAAGTTTGGATTAATCTAATATATAGTTATGCAAATGAAACAAACTCTTTGTAAGAGTAGACAATTCTCTGAGTCAACtcgttaatttttttttttttttctactgtgCATAATCATTCATAAATCAACGTTATGTTTGAAGCAGGACACAAAAACCAACATTTAATCAACACGGCCCAGCCTTACCATTACAAGCAAAATGAACCAATTTCATATATTTCAGTTCATGTTGTGATGCATAGCAATCTACTTCCACAACAAGCCCTATAGCTATAGATAGTTGCATGTCACAATCTGACCGTTTAATTTGTTTTGAATATACAAATACTAAAATGGAAAAAAGTATATAAATTTTCTCCATAAATAGCCACACTACACCACTTATGAGACAAAATGACAAAGAGGCGCCATCTACTGCAATTTTCTGAAGTTAACGCTTTGTAAGACAGGGTCCTTGCAGTCTGCAGCAGTGAAGACTTCCAAGTACTGCCTCAATACAACACCTAATTCAAGAGAATAGGTCATTTAAAAGCCTTCGAGAGTTGAAATCATATTTTTAGATTACACTGCATAGCTGTACCTCAGATTGACATCCTTCTATATACCAACTTGTTCCTTAacattcagaaaacaaaaaacagaatgACAAAtgatacaatatataaatacatatgcCTAGCGGTGTTCAAAAATAATGATTGTCCAAATATGACATTGGGACAGCAGCATGAAAACTCACTTCCCTAAGCTGGCATGTTGGGGTGGGGGGATGGAAATGTGTTAACAGAATGTAACTTGAGACCCAACTCATTATGTGAATATTTAACCCCTCATCATGCAAAAATGGTCATATCCATTCGCAAGTCAAATGGCATCAGAGTAAGGCACCCAGGAATATTTTGGCAAAGGGCGAATACAAAGCAAAGCCAGTCAGGGCAGCAGAGTCTCCAATGCAGTTTCAAGTGTGATTACATTTTTCAGAACTTGACGCAGACAAAGCTCTCTGCAGTATCTGTAACATGAAATGCAAAGCTGGCCATGGCAACACTTCTTAACCTGAGCAACCTGGGTGTTAACTGTGTTTCTGAAGAGGCTGAAGGAACTTCTTAACTCGTGTCAATGTGCCCGATGGaataatttttacagcactccaTATAAAAGACATAAAACAAGCATGTCAAAATTAACTCCTTCTTAGGAGCAAACTGTAAGTTTATGCTAATACAACACAGTGTGAGAAAACTTTCTCCCAGGATAAACCCCCCCACTGATTCAGTGAAAGCATAAGCACGAAGCTGAATTCTCCTAAATTGACAGTATAcacaaaaaagacaaattaTTAGACATACCAAATCTATGATTTGCACATTAACAATATCGCTTTTCCTGCATGTCGCAAACTGAACAGCAATCAATGCAATAAGACAATGGGAAAGGCAATCCACATGTCATTGCTTTTCCAGACTAACATGAAGAATACgtgctaaaaaataaaaagtaaaaaaaaaaaaaaagctattacattgttttcacaTCACTTGACCCTTTGCTGAAAAACAATACATGAGGATTGCATTTAAATTTTTACGATCCACTTCGAAACGTAATTGGTGCACAACTGTAATGTTACATTGTAAGGTACTTCAAAAAGATGTCATGACAATTCAATACTTGAGTTTACATGTTACTGTGGAAAAGTAATGACATGTATGGATTGCACTTCACTGTCCTACTGCAGTGACTGCTTTTCAATTTGGCACCAATTCCTCTAAATATACCTCTGTCAtctatgcaaatatttaaaattaagcaATTACATTCACAGTATTATTGTCTATGAGAGTGAGCTGCCCCAAAATGAGCTTATTCCAAATACATAATTAGCACAAATGACTAAAACACcaattggttttattttgttgtaagATGTtctcaataaaaaaacaaaaaattgaaattaagactggacattttattattatgtaaaaacagctatttaaaaaataaataaaattaaaaaaaaaaaaaaaaaaaaaaaaaaagtgcactgGTACCAATCTCAGTATCAGTTAAGATGTGAACTAGTAATAAGGATCATTTTAAGCATAAATAGTCTTACTAAATatagatttgtgtgtgtttatttgtattgattaacacattaaaacatttgtatGGGACAGTAGAAATGTGGTTAGGGAGAGTGAATTTTCTAGTCAGTTGCCCAACTGGGCAAAatgttaaaagtttaaaaaaaatgttaaaggaacaatctgtaggatatttactgtgcttggtcataaaatgtccatggtgtgtgatcatagattaaggaaacagtcaaagctaaaataCTGCTGCCTCTTtgcattgctaaagcagtatattctccttgTGAATTACCCAGTCCAGTGCAGAGCTCCTATGAtcctgccctctgtccaatcattttaaagTCCACCATGGGGCCAGGTCTACAGTGTCTCGCACCCGAAATGACAAAGTGAAcatagttaatgttatattttaccggacccaaaaagccccactgcccttttaaaaatctccatgacaaGAGACAGTAAAACAAGAATCTAGAAGAATAAGAATCTagagaacaaagcaaataaGGCTCTAAACAAACCAATTTATAGTGGAACTACAtgcttgaatatgaaaattgtgaataatacaactggtttgtgtgatttaaatggataaagtggAATAGCAGGTGCTCCAAAACATTTCAAAAGGTATAGCGCtagcttcagctcttaaggtggaacagagaattcaagaagctGGCGGATAACGACGTTAGGACTCAGACACATGCAAGGTGCAATGAAATGTTTGACTATGAAAATTGTGGATAAGAGCTGCCTCCTAAACAACATtaatggtggtggtgggggttaagaaaaataaataaatcgataaataacaccagccttgcctagtcaaaatatttcaggtggattaggtcagtaaaggcttgtaaatttAGGGAAATGGCAGCCGTGTTCACTTTTTTTACGTAGATAgatgttttaatgaaatgatgaacacttttctgtgtaattatgttgattatggcacattcttcttagctattacaGCCCATGTTCTTAAACTTGTCtcttgttcagttttcctcaaactggtaACCTGCTCGATCTTCACATCtggagaggagggggaggaggcagacagctctctccactgttttgaaattgCAGTACAGTTCTGATTTTAAACGCTTGGGGTCAgtgttacagattgctcctttaaatgttgAACCCTGTGACCTATcacttaatattttaaataacaatctTAAGAATAATGTCAAGAACAAAAACGTTTTGCCTCAAACATATGAAAAGATTTGATCAACATACCAGAATGAGCTCAAACAGTGTGCCCTGGTCGACTTTAAGGAATTCCTGATCCCATACAGGGATGTCATCGGTCCTTTTCTCTTTGTTCTCATCATCCTCAGGGGGAGGAGGGTCATCTTTGTGATGGGTGCACCACTGAATCACCTGTATGCACATACAAGCTTTCAGTTTATTTTGCTGAAATTAGTGGAGTAAGCAGGCATTTCCTACAATAGGAGTAAGACAGATGTTGGCTTAAATTTTCTACAACAGAGAACAAACCTAGAGAACAATTTACATCTTAAATTAAGTAACTGCTTATTCCAACTTAAATTTCCAAAAATCTGTAAGAATCTTTAAGAGGCCCTTGCATTGAATGACTTCAAGCATATCTGTACCCACGGGACATTGAAACAAAATCAAATCAGAGCAGATTAATCACTCTTGTACCTTTTCCATGTTTTATTAAGAACAGTGGGTTTCTTAGCCCTAACTTACGTATCAGTTATATTTCAGAGATTCTCAGTTAAATTCAGATTATTCTGGGCTGTCGaaattaatatttcaatattgAATGCTAAAAGGAAATACTCATTTTGCAGTGTGACAAGAGGTACTGTCTTGCATAAATATTGGTGGCTGATTGGGAAATTTTCATAGTGAAGGAACCACTTTGCTGACTGAGACTTTTATAAACATTAGCATTCACCTTCCTTGGTGGATGTATAAGAGACCTAACTCCTGAATCAAACATCCTCACCAAACCATGATGCATCCTCCACAAAACTTAACTGACTTCTTCACATGCTTTGGATTTAGTCCTTTACCAGTTAAATGCCAAATGTTTCCCCACCCGACTCAACTAAAATAAAATTGCTCTCATCATTAAAGAGAACACTAGACCAGTTCTCCTCGGTCcacacaccatgctcctcagCAAACTTTAGTCTAGCTTTGCAATTCTTTCTTTAAGTGTTAGCATTTTGTATTGTATCCCAGTGTCGCagaatagaataaaaaaaaaataaaaaaaaaagtgttcacaGAAAACAGTCACCTGTTGTTTCTGCAGAAAGAATACTGAGATAACTTGGAATTCAGATGAACAGTTACTCTGGAAATGAAGGAGAATAGTGTCTCTCTAATTTTGCTCTATATTGTACCTAAAGTCACATGTTGGAAATCTGCATAACTGTTACAATATTAAATTTTATCATCTAATTTGTCATTAGCTTCTGATTCCTGTGGCATATTGGACTGTATACAATGTTAAATCATTTTTTACATGAATGTACAGTGTGTGATGGCAATATATTTGAGCAGTCCAGGATGAATGAGAGTCTGACTGACATCAGCTCAGCAGAAAACACTACCATTTTTGCTATGCAAAGTACAGGAATTCCCATTAAACTTACAAAAACTGAACAAAATTGTAGCTGCCTATCATTACAGAAGCTGTGTATTTCTTAGTTATGGTTCACTATATGCATGTACACTTGGCTTTGGATGAGTTTAGTCTTCAAGGTTTTTACCTTTCTTCCCCCTCATGAGTTTTATCACATTTCTTTTAACCTCAGCAGACACTGTAAAATGTGCCAGAGTGATAGGTTTCCTTTCAGCAAACCTGATTTAAACTCTTCACTGTGTTGGGTGAGAAGCATAGAACAAAACTAACAGTGAGATCAAACTTTCAGCTAGCATTAGGTCCTATTACAATGGAAGGGAGCAATAAATTACAGAATGCAAATAATGACAACGTCTGTGTTATATTGGCCAGACATTCAGCCAAAGAGCAATTGAAACTGTTGTATTTATCAGGTCACATTCCATAGAGGTGGGGTGAGCTAGGGTCTGTTGAAGGgtgtgaaaaatatcactgcCACAATTCCTCAGTCAATCATAAAGTACTACATATTTTGGTAAATAATATCCAGACAATAAAGGATCATGGAACTAGTGGTGCTTCTCCACAGCATGGGTTCGGCTCTACATGACTCGGCACGATTAACGCTTGTGGCTTTTCCACAGGCATGGCTTCCCTGGAGCCGGTGACATTGCAAACCCCATTTCTAACAagaatcgctggctttgaaaaccacaacggCGGTGGTCAAGTTAGGTGCTTTTTACTCACCAAGTATttgcgtgttgtttttgtttttttggactgaatgCAACTCCACACCCCAGttttcacagatcagttttacttgtagCACGTTTGGCTGTCACTGGAAATTTGTCTGCCATCAGCTCAaagagcatataaacctcttcaaaacacctcaaggtaaAAGGTGCAAGCTGCCATTAAGagttagataaaaaaaaaatatgaaagctgctgtaacttagaTTTTTCAAGCtgcaagtttgtgctggatttgaatgagctctgcatttagTTGTAATTGacatctctctggccaatcaatgCTCTgaagggtttacacgtcaccatttagcACCTACACAGTATGGAACCCTGAGCGACCTGGACCTGAAAACCTACCCAGTTCctgggaccaggtaccagaggAAAAACAAAAGCGCTGCATGAAGTCGAGTCAAGTAGGTTTCCGTGCAGTGGAAAACCGCCATTACAATACCTTTTTGAGAATAGCTGCATTCACGTTGGGAAGAGGAACAGGATCATCATCCCCTTCATCATCCATACCCAAATCTAATACAAATCAGAAATGACATTTAGTGAACAAAATGTTTAACAAATAAAGGAATATACACAGATAGTTAAATAAAACAGCTAAATTAATTAGTCGTACAAACGTACCTTCTAGCATTGTCTTTATGGTCACAGATTGCTTGGCGATTTCAACATCCACTTCAAACATCTCCCCGTCGGAGCTTTGCAGCTTAATTGTCGGCATCTGTAAGAAGCTGTATTTTAACACATGTAACAAACAGACTACAACAATCATACTAACATAGAATTAAATTATGCTCTTGTATATGTTAGCTTAAcataatgtatttaaaactaACCGATGGTCCGGTTAGtttagggggggggggtgcgaGAGAAGAGACGCTGCCAAAACAAGCTGCGTGTACGCTAGCTCTCGTTAGCGACTAGCTCCAACACATTAGCTAGCTTGTTTGCTGAGCCAACCCGACTACATAAAAAACAAGCATAACCTAtaactacaaaaataaataaataaataaaaactggcTTTCTCAAATGTATGTTCCATCTTCACTGGGGCTGGAGTAAGTTACATGTTATCGACTGGgatcatcatttaaggtggagcggaaaAGTCGAAAAAGAAGTCAATTTCAGCCCGGTGGTTAAATAAAATGCAGTAGTGTTTTCTCGCATAACTTACACCAAGTACACGGGTAATGTATACATTACACTGGGAGTCTTAATTACTTGAGCACGTTGGACAGACTGTACTGTTATTTAGCAGGCTAACAGACTTAGAAAAAGCCTCTAATGGTAAGATTAACTGTTAGAGGCCTTGATACCAAGTCAGTTAGCTATTAGCAACCactataaagaaaaataatcttAATTACCATAAATAGGCGTATTTTCAATAGACAATGATCTCGCCGAGAGTACGAAATAATGTGAGAAAAGTATGATATACTCACTGTGACAACTGCTGGTACCCAAATTAAGGAGAAAATCAACAATTCCGACCGCAATCTAAATGCACTGCTCTGCCGTTGAACAGTAGCTAGCACAGGCGCATTGTCATTACTGCAGACAGGGGTCTTTGTGAGAGTGGCCAGCATCATTGCCTGCGTCATATATTTCTCTCATttcaattaatttaatattaattgtgCAAGATTGCAAACACACGATGGGCCTCATTCTTGAAACCTTAGTAAAACACAAGCAAATGTAAATGGAACATTTTCATGAAGATTCCTAAATGCTGCGTAAACACCAGATTATTTTAGTAAAATGTGCGTTTGTATACTAAATGTTCGCATGCCTGAGCGTTTGTTTACAATTTGCATTATTACCACAATCCACGCCCAATAATTTCAAATGACAACCATATTCAAGGAAGACTGAGAATCTTAGGATTGGCAGCAAAATTCATTAAAGCTCTACAGAAAAGCAAAAGGAAACAATGTTTCTGAATggaaatttacattttattcacattgttaccttttattttaattctgttcattAATTATCAGTAGAACAGCTATCAACCTTGATCAATTTGgggcaaaaaaaaatcactgctgGTGTGAACGCACAGTTAGACATATTATGCCATCCAAGTACGtgttttgctaaaaaaaaaaaaactaatcgCCAAAAaactaatattagaataaaaacaaataacattgtAGTGACATTCTGTTTGTGAATATGTTGGCTCCAAATCTCctaaatacttcattatgttaaatcaagtgtgctgttgatttaacaagtCCATACGAATAATGTTATACAAGTGTCAGGCTTATTGAgaagattaattcattcattcattcattgtctgtaaccgcttacccagttcagggacgcagtgggtccagtgcctgcccagaatcactgggtgcaacgcaggaacacaccctggtgggggcgccaggCCTTGTATTGAAaagatacattattttaaatataatcataATTTTAGGTGCACAGTTGCACAGTACTGCAGTTTCTCCCACAGTATTCTGCAAAAGGTAGGGAACATGCACAGCATCTAAAGGCATTTATTCTTGACACAACCTTATATGGGTTTGGGGCACTTAACTATCTCTatagtctcaagtctctagtcTCTCAGAGGGAGTGACTGTAGATTCGTTCCTGCTTTGCAATAACTCCTTCAAGGAGGTGCACAAATGGCATCACATCAATGTCAAAAGGAGAGGGCACAAAAACACCAAGTGGAAAACATAAACCTGCAAGATTTATtttatgtgtgtaaataaatgtctCGCGAGCACAGGAATTGTGTGCGCACTGATAATATTCTCGCTCTCAAAGCTTTTCTGTATATTCTATGGGTTTATCTTTGACTCTGGTGCTgtcctggggaaaaaaagtagcACAAACTTCGTTTGCCTCATTTTGGCACATCCTCGCACCATATACATATATTACAACCCGCTAATTACTAGGTAAGTACAGAGAAAGTACACTGAAAAAATGTACCAAATGGTCTTTCAGCTTTACAAAAACATTTCTTGTTatattatccagttcagggtcatggtgagtccagagcctacccggaatcattgggcgcaaggcaggaatacaccctggaggggacgcctgtccttcacaatcaacctaccaacgtgtgtttttgaactgtgggaggaaaccggagcacacgtggagaacacaccaactcctcacagtcacccggagcgagaatcgaacacacatccctggagctgtgtgactacgacactacctgctgcgccaccgtgccaccctataataggacattagagccTTAATACGTCATGGTACTTTTAATTGGACGTCATGGActatttaatttaaacaaaaatcagACCTACTCATTCTCATAATGTGGAACTGATGTTATCAATAGACGTAACAATGATATGATGTAACATAATTAAGTGAAAGGTCAAATCTCGCGCGAGAAATGCACGCTGCGAGAAGATTTGGGCGGGAAAATATCAGCTTGTCCTCCTGAAGTGGTTTTGAAGCAGTTAAGTTCAGGTTTGATATTTTATAATTCTGTGCGTTTAAACATGTGAGCTCTAgactttatttctttacataattgtagttataaatatatatgaatttaCGTATTGTTATGTTTTGTAAAAGTTTATCCAGTTGTTTTATAGCAGTTAATACTTGTTATAGAGAACATTTATTTCTTGCAAGGCCGTCGCTGTAGACCACACCCCCTCTGTGTCCCGCTATTCGGAGAGAAAGGGTGTGTAGAGGATATAGCtctgattattttattatttttttctaggTTTATCTTGATTTTTGATcatgcaaaaatatatattgctcTTAAAGTGCATCTGAATATGTAATGGTGCCGTGAGTTGTTCTGGTCATTAAGAGTAAATTTAAGGAAGTTCTGCTATGTTATGATTAGCAAGGTTGCTAGCTAACCTAGTTGGTTAGTGTTTCTCCTCAGGTGGGACACCTTGTTAGCAGGTTCAGGAAgataagcaaaacaaaaaataatagtGTCATTAATAATGTTAACCCCTACGTTTAACCCAAGTAGAATTCAACGGGACTCCTTTCCTGGGCAAATCCTCCGCGGTTTTATGGGCACTGTTGTGACTGCCCGATTTGAGGTGCACACGCAATTTAGTCAGCTGATTTTATTTTCCTTGAAAACTTTCTTAATCGGGATGTGCTCTTTCCTCCTTCTTTGCACATCCTCCATGTAGTTGTGGTCAAAAACACCCCCTTGTCCTGCACAAAAATTCCCTTCTTCCAGGCGACTTGTAGAATTTTCTCCTTGAGAAACAAGGTTCCTTCCTGCAGAAACCGTACCACTATCGAGCGTGGTGGTGCTCCAGCTGGTGGGTCAGCGTTCGGTGAGCTCTTTCTCTGCCAAGCTCCACACCCGAAGTGTCATTGAGTTCAGTTTTGAT
This genomic interval from Hoplias malabaricus isolate fHopMal1 chromosome 15, fHopMal1.hap1, whole genome shotgun sequence contains the following:
- the skp1 gene encoding S-phase kinase-associated protein 1, which produces MTQAMMLATLTKTPVCSNDNAPVLATVQRQSSAFRLRSELLIFSLIWVPAVVTMPTIKLQSSDGEMFEVDVEIAKQSVTIKTMLEDLGMDDEGDDDPVPLPNVNAAILKKVIQWCTHHKDDPPPPEDDENKEKRTDDIPVWDQEFLKVDQGTLFELILAANYLDIKGLLDVTCKTVANMIKGKTPEEIRKTFNIKNDFTEEEEAQVRKENQWCEEK